The following proteins are encoded in a genomic region of Ammospiza caudacuta isolate bAmmCau1 chromosome 3, bAmmCau1.pri, whole genome shotgun sequence:
- the PAX1 gene encoding paired box protein Pax-1, whose product MRALRPPRAGPWVSAAPHGLRDAPGRLPAEQGTGKGQEAAGAPSPPRGHRGRSHPRRAHPCQCRSVPSRPAEHTYGEVNQLGGVFVNGRPLPNAIRLRIVELAQLGIRPCDISRQLRVSHGCVSKILARYHETGSILPGAIGGSKPRVTTPAVVKHIRDYKQGDPGIFAWEIRDRLLADGVCDKYNVPSVSSISRILRNKIGPLAPAGPPPAALPCAHIYQYPYPGPAAPPPAKAAPHPGPHLGAPPVPLPRSWPSAHSVTNILGIRTFVEQAGALAGAEGAAYPPKMEEWPPGVNRSGFPGPGQAVNGLDKAAMDTGDIKYPQPGAGLSSMGTFLPACAYPPSGQPGVYGGSPGAYIGPGPPWQPQGNPLGPHHGELAMAFKQPGGQGVDRKPPSPAGKAAEPLSAIHGIAIPTSSS is encoded by the exons ATGCGGGCGCTGCGCCCTCCCCGCGCCGGGCCATGGGTGAGTGCGGCCCCGCACGGGCTCCGGGACGCTCCGGGACGGCTCCCGGCGGAGCAGGGCACCGGGAAGGGGCAGGAGGCGGCCGGGG ctccatccccaccccGCGGGCACCGCGGCCGCTCCCACCCGCGCCGTGCCCACCCGTGCCAATGCCGATCCGTGCCATCCCGCCCCGCAGAGCACACCTACGGCGAGGTGAACCAGCTGGGCGGCGTCTTCGTGAACGGGCGCCCGCTGCCCAACGCCATCCGCCTGCGGATCGTGGAGCTGGCGCAGCTCGGCATCCGGCCCTGCGACATCAGCCGCCAGCTCCGCGTGTCGCACGGCTGCGTCAGCAAGATCCTGGCCCGCTACCACGAGACGGGCTCCATCCTGCCCGGGGCCATCGGCGGCAGCAAGCCGCGGGTCACCACGCCGGCCGTGGTCAAGCACATCCGCGACTACAAGCAGGGCGACCCCGGCATCTTCGCCTGGGAGATCCGCGACCGCCTGCTGGCCGACGGCGTGTGCGACAAGTACAACGTGCCCTCGGTCAGCTCCATCAGCCGCATCCTGCGCAACAAGATCGGCCCGCTGGCccccgcggggccgccgccggcCGCGCTGCCCTGCGCGCACATTTACCAATACCCGTAcccgggcccggccgcgccgccgcccgccaAGGCCGCCCCGCACCCCGGGCCGCACCTCGGGGCGCCCCCGGTGCCGCTGCCCCGCTCCTGGCCCTCGGCGCACTCGGTCACCAACATCCTGGGCATCCGCACCTTCGTGGAGCAGGCGG GGGCTCTGGCTGGCGCCGAGGGGGCCGCGTACCCCCCGAAAATGGAGGAGTGGCCCCCGGGAGTGAACAGGAGCGGCTTTCCCGGGCCGGGCCAGGCGGTCAACGGGCTGGACAAGGCTGCCATGGACACGGGGGACATCAAATACCCGCAG cccggcGCGGGGCTCTCCTCCATGGGCACCTTCCTGCCGGCCTGCGCGTACCCCCCCTCCGGCCAGCCCGGCGTCTACGGCGGCTCCCCCGGCGCCTACATCGGGCCGGGCCCGCCCTGGCAGCCGCAGGGGAACCCCCTGGGCCCCCACCACGGCGAGCTGGCCATGGCCTTCAAGCAGCCCGGCGGGCAAG GGGTGGACAGAAAACCGCCCAGCCCCGCGGGGAAAGCTGCGGAGCCCCTGAGCGCCATCCACGGCATCGCCATCCCGACCTCCTCGTCCTAG